Genomic DNA from Klebsiella variicola:
CTCAGAGACTTGGTATTCATTTTTTGTCCGAAGACATTAAGAATCCATGTCACTTTGAGTGCCCACACAGATTGTCTGATAAATTGTTAAAGAGCAGTTGCAACGCGGCTTTCAGCTCACCGTTGCGAGGTCCCGTATAATACGTTTTCCTCATGCAGAGTCAAGCGCTTATTTTGCTTTTCTCTGTCGGTTTTCAGCGTTGAACTTCATCGCCGAAACCCTGCTGACCCGGCGGCTTGCTTGCCGTTGTTCCGTGTCAGTGGAGGCGCATTATAGGGAGTTCTGAGACGTTGACAAGCCCTGTTTTCAAAAAATTATTCAACCGTCTCTTTTTTGTGCAAAACGCCCTTAAAGCGGTAATTTTTCCAGCGTTGGGAAACCATAGCGATGCAGAACGGGTAAAAGTTGTTCTGTTTCTGCCGTCAGCGCCATGCAGAATGCTTTATTCTCGTCACTGGACTTCGCATCCGGCGCTTCATGCTCTAACAGCCAGGCGGTGCGGCGGGCAATCGCCGCGCCAGAATCGATAAGCCGCGTGCCCTCCGGCAGAACGCGCTGCAGCTCCTCCTGTAAAAGAGGAAAGTGGGTGCAGCCCAGCACCACCGTATCCGGCGGCTCCTGCATCCGCAGCCACGGGCGCAGGATACGGCGCAGCTCTTCTAACGGCACAGGCTCGCCATGCAGCTTCGCTTCCGCCAGCTCCACCAGCTCCGCCGACCCCAGCATCTCAATCCGACATTCATTGGCAAAGCGGTCAATCAGCTCACGGGTATAAGGACGCTTAACGGTACCGCGCGTCGCCAGCAGGCCAACAATACCGTTCGCCGTTAAGCGGGCGGCGGGCTTGATCGCCGGCACCACGCCAACGACGGGGAAAGCGAACTTTTCACGCAGGGCAGGCAGTGAGACGGTACTGGCGGTGTTACAGGCGATGACCGCCAGCGCCAGTGGATAGCGTTGCTGAACGGCAGTCACGATTTCCACAACGCGCTCAACGATAAACTCCTCGCTCTTCTCACCGTACGGGAAAGCGACGTTATCAAAAGCATAGATGTAATGCAGATTCGGCAGCAGCTGCCGAATCTCATTATAAACCGACAACCCACCGACGCCGGAATCAAACACCAGCACGGTGGGACGTGGATCAGAAGGTGTAGCTGCCAGACAAGGTGAATTCCCGTCCTGCAGATTGGTAGCCATAAACTGTCTCGTAATCTTTATCGAACAGATTGGCTATTTTACCACGAACTGTCAGGTGTGAGGTGACGGGATACGATAAACCGACATCCCAGAGGCTCAGACCGCCCATTTTGACATCGCGCCCATTGTCGTAGTCATCATCGTAACGCTTGCCGAGGTACTGATACATCACGTTCCAGTCAAGATCGTAGATCTGTCCGGTCAGTTCATACTTCACTTGTTGCTTCGCGCGGCGATAGAGTACCTTGCCAGTATCATCATCACGCGGATCGACATACTGCAACGTCAGATGATGCTCCACCGGGCCAGTCGTCACGTTCCCCGTCCACTCCAGACCTTTAATCGTGGCTGACTTCACGTTGATATATTGATTGTTTTTATAGTCGATCAGGTTTTGAATCTCATAATGATATGCTGAGATTCGCCAATCCAGCGGCCCCGTTAGCCCGTCAATTCCGGCTTCCCACTGTTTAGATTCTTCCGGCTTCAGGTTTGGGTTGGAAGCAATGCCAGGCCCATAAAACGAAGCAAAACGCGTCGCGCCATATTGCTGACCCAGTGACGGCGCCAGGAATCCGGTACCGTAAGAGAGCGTAGCCCGGTAGCCATCAATAAACTCCCAGCCTGCCGCAGTCTGCCAAGTACCGTGCCATCCGAACTGCTCGTCATGATCCTCACGTCCGGATGCTTCCAGGGTCACACTGTCAATCTGCTGCTGCCCGGTCAGGTAAAGACCGGTGGTATCGCGTTTGTAGGCATCAGACAATGTTGTGCTACTGGAGGTGAGCTTTTCTTGCTTCCAGTCGACGCCGCCACTAATCGCCCCGTGCCCAACCTCAATGTTATTACCCCACTGGATATAGCGCTGTTCCATATCATCCAGGGTGGTGCCCGCGGCATAGCGGCCAGCGTCGCTGCTGTAGTTGTAATCTTTGATGCGCTGATAGTTAGCAATCAGCTGGGAGGAATAGATACCGGAGCTGTAACGCAGACCCGTGTCCCAGGACTGCGTGTAATTCTGTCGTTCATCATTGCCGCCAACATAGCCATACGAGCCCTGATCGTAGTCAGTATTGGCTGTGTAACCATAGCCCCGGAAGAAACCAGAGAAGTTATCGTCAAACTTATGTTGCACACCGCCCAGGAAAAGCTTGTTACGATAGCCATCACGATCGCTGTCGCCGCTGTACGGCGAATTCGGCTGGACGTTAAAACCTTTTGTGGTCTGATAAGCACCAGCTGCAGTCACTACGGTATCGCCAAAACGTTTATTAATGGCGCCGTCATAAGTCTGATAACCGTTACTCCCCATTCCGACGTTAACCTGTGAACGGTCTGAATCGGTCATAGTGATAATGTTCACCACCCCACCGATCGCTCCGGAGCCGTAGACTGCGGAGCGCGGGCCACGGATGTATTCCACCCGCTGGACCAGCGAGATAGGGATCTGACTGATATCTACGCCATTGGAGATCCCCGGACGCGCCATCGGCACACCGTCGATCAGCACCAGCACGTGACGAGCCTCCGTCCCCCGAACATACAGCGAAGCGCTCTGCCCCATGCCGCCGTTGCGGGCAATATCGACCCCAGGAAGACGACGCATGACATCGTTTAAATCTTTGGACTGCCAGCGGTCGATATCATCGCGCGTCACAATGTCGGTCGGCGCCAGCACGGTATTGACCGGCTGTTGAAAACGGTTTGCTGTCACCACTAACGTATCTGAATTGCTATCCTGCGCCCAGCCGGAAAATGCCGTGACGGATAAAGCCGTCATCAGCGAAGCTTTTTTAATCATTGTAAAAGCATCCGAAACAGAAAAAGGATGCCGCAGGTTTTATCAGTTGCTCGCGACGATAAAACCCAGTGCGACGTATTCCGGCAGGTCTTCGGGCTTGGAGGCTGTTTCAAGAAATAATGACTTCCCACGGCTAGCCGCAGTGTCTGCACCGAGTGCGCTCATTTCTCACCTTCCTTACCGCTGCGCGTCAGCCCCAGATTTCCACTGGGTTCCCTTTTAACTCACAGGACCGGTAGGCGAATGCTACAATTAGAATCATATAGATGTCCAGACTGCTAATTATATTTCCCGCCACATTCGAGGCTGGACATCCCCGGCGCTTTCCCTACAATCCCCGCGTACTTATTTTATTCAGGATGCATCATGACCCCCGAACACCTTCCTACCGAACAATACGAAGCGCAGCTGGCAGAAAAAGTCGTCCGTTTGCAAACCATGATGGCGCCTTTTGCCGCGCCGGTTCCGGAAGTGTTTCGTTCGCCGGTCAGCCACTACCGGATGCGCGCCGAGTTCCGTCTGTGGCACGATGGCGACGATCTGTACCATATTATTTTCGATCAGCAGACCCGGTCGCGGATTCGCGTTGACAGCTTTCCGGCCGCCAGCGCGCTTATCAATCAGCTGATGACCGCCATGCTGGAGGGCGTGCGCAACAATCCCGTGCTGCGCCATAAGCTGTTCCAGATTGACTATCTGACCACCCTCAGCAACCAGGCGGTCGTTTCGCTGCTGTATCATAAAAAACTCGATGATGCCTGGCGTGAGCAAGCGGAGGCGCTGCGTGACGCCCTGCGAGCCCAGGGACTCAATGTGCATCTGATTGGACGGGCGACCAAAACCAAAATCGAGCTCGATCAGGACTATATAGATGAACGTCTGCCAGTTGGCGGGCGAGAGATGATCTACCGTCAGGTGGAAAACAGCTTTACCCAGCCGAACGCGGCCATGAACATTCAGATGCTGGAGTGGGCGCTGGATGTCACCAAAGGGGCGACCGGCGACCTGCTGGAATTGTACTGCGGCAACGGTAACTTCTCGCTGGCGCTGGCGCGTAATTTTGATCGCGTGCTGGCCACCGAAATCGCCAAACCGTCAGTGGCTGCGGCGCAGTACAACATCGCCGCTAACCATATCGACAACGTGCAGATTATCCGCATGGCGGCGGAAGAGTTTACTCAGGCGATGAATGGCGTGCGGGAGTTCAACCGGCTGCAGGGTATCGATCTGCAGAGCTATCAGTGCGAGACCATTTTCGTCGATCCGCCGCGCAGCGGACTGGACAGCGAAACGGAAAAAATGGTGCAGGCCTATCCGCGCATTCTGTACATTTCATGCAACCCGGAAACTCTGTGCCGCAATCTGGAGACGTTAAGCCAGACGCACAACGTCACCCGGCTGGCGCTGTTCGACCAGTTCCCGTACACCCATCATATGGAATGCGGCGTTCTGCTGACCCGGAAATAGGCCCAAAAAAACCGGCAATGTCATATTGCCGGTTTTTTTACACCACTGGCGGCTTACTCGGCTGCCGTATTTTTGCGGTTACGCATCTTGTAGCCGATCCAGAAGACCATCGCGACGGACAGAACGGCCGGGAAGAAGTTAGAGCCGATATCCGGGTACTCCGCACGCACGACGGTGCTGTACAACAGCACCCCGAGAATAAAAAAGGCGGCGGCCAGGCCCGGAAGCCCAACGGGCATACTGCGATTCTGATAGCGCTGATGCAGACAGTAGACCGTCAGCAGCAGGGATAAAATCGGGAAGACGGAAAACGGAACTATCGAACTGAACAGCGCCGCAAAGGCGCCATTAATGGATAACCCGGCAATCAGCGCCAGCAGCAGCGTACCTTTATCTTGAACTGAGTGTTTCATTGCTCGTCCTTCACGTTATTCGGAATGATGTGACATTTTTTCTTGTTCACGGCGATACCAGTAATACGCGCCTTTCGAGATCATTCTGAGCTGCAGCACCAACCGTTCTTCCAGCTGCCGGCGCTGTTCAGGGCCGACATCCAGCGCTTCCGCGCCAGCGCTAAAGACGATGGTGACCATAGCTTCAGCCTGCGCTTCGGTGAAGGCGCGCGGCATATGGTTTTCGAGTTCTAAATAGTCGGCGAGTTCCGCGATAAAGTGCTGGATCTCGCGCGCGACGGCGGCGCGAAACGCCGCAGAGGTTCCCGAGCGCTCTCGCAACAGCAAGCGGAAGGCGTTCGGGTTGTTACCGATAAACTCCATAAAGGTGGAGACCGAGGTACGGATCACGCTGCCGCCTTTAGCAATTCTCTGGCGCGCCTGACGCATCAGCTGGCGCAGCATCAGTCCGCTCTCATCGACCATCGTCAGGCCTAACTCATCGACATCGCGAAAATGACGATAAAAGGACGTCGGCGCGATCCCAGCTTCCCGCGCCACTTCGCGCAAGCTCAGGCTGGCGAAACTCCGCTCAGCGCTAAGTTGGCTGAATGCTGCTTCCACCAGCGAACGGCGGGTTTTTTCTTTTTGTTGTGCTCTTACGCCCATCACGATGTATGAATCCTTCCAATAGCCCTGCTGGCACTATACCAGAGATTAAAACTAATCGGTTTGCACTGGATTGTGAATGATTGTTTACGAGCCGTTTCTGCTTTTATGCCGCAAAAAAGCACAACGATAATTGGGTTAAAGCGCAGCGAATGTTATCATCGTGTTTATTTTATGTATAAAACAGGTGAGTAATGCCATGTCACACTCTTGGGATTATGATGCAATAGTGATTGGTTCCGGTCCTGGCGGCGAAGGCGCCGCAATGGGACTGGTGAAACAGGGAGTACGCGTTGCCGTCATTGAGCGCTACCATAATGTCGGCGGCGGTTGCACCCACTGGGGCACCATCCCGTCGAAAGCCCTCCGCCATGCCGTCAGCCGTATTATCGAGTTTAACCAAAACCCCCTCTACAGCGACCACTCCCGCCTTCTTCGCTCTTCTTTCGCCGACATCCTCAACCATGCCGACAGCGTCATCAACCAGCAGACTCATATGCGCCAGGGATTCTATGAGCGCAACCACTGTGAAATTCTGCAGGGCAATGCGCACTTCGTTGATGAACATACTCTGGCGCTGGAATGCCATGACGGCACGGTCGAGACGGTGACTGCGGAGAAATTCGTTATCGCCTGCGGGTCACGCCCCTATCATCCGGCCGATGTCGATTTCCACCACCCGCGCATCTATGACAGCGATTCGATTCTCAGCCTGCAGCATGAGCCGCGCCACGTGATCATTTACGGCGCCGGGGTGATCGGTTGCGAATACGCCTCGATCTTCCGCGGCATGGAGGTGAAGGTCGATCTGATCAACACCCGCGATCGTCTGCTGGCCTTCCTCGATCAGGAGATGTCAGACTCGCTCTCTTATCACTTCTGGAACAGCGGCGTGGTCATTCGCCACAATGAGGAGTATGAGAAAATTGAGGGGGTGGATGACGGCGTGATCATGCACCTGAAGTCCGGTAAAAAACTGAAGGCCGATTGCCTGCTGTACGCCAATGGCCGCACCGGCAATACCGACACCCTGGCGCTGGAAAACATCGGTCTGCAGACTGACAGCCGCGGCCAGCTGAAGGTCAACAGCATGTACCAGACCGCCCTCCCGCACATTTATGCGGTTGGCGATGTCATCGGCTATCCAAGCCTGGCTTCTGCCGCTTACGATCAAGGGCGCATTGCCGCCCAGGCGCTGGTGAAAGGCGAAGCTTCAGCGCATCTGATTGAAGATATCCCCACCGGGATCTACACCATTCCGGAAATCAGCTCCGTCGGGAAAACCGAGCAGCAGCTGACGGCAATGAAAGTGCCGTATGAGGTGGGTCGCGCCCAGTTTAAACACCTGGCACGGGCGCAAATCGTTGGCATGAGCGTGGGAACCCTGAAGATCCTGTTCCATCGGGAGACCAAGGAGATCCTCGGCATTCACTGCTTTGGCGAACGCGCAGCCGAAATCATTCACATCGGCCAGGCGATCATGGAGCAGAAAGGTGGTGGTAACACCATTGAGTACTTCGTCAACACCACCTTTAACTACCCGACCATGGCGGAAGCGTATCGGGTTGCCGCGCTGAACGGCTTAAACCGCCTGTTTTAACGCCTTGTCGAAATGGCCATCCATCGTACCGCGGATGGCCTCCGCCAGATGTTCATAGCGGCTGCGCAGCGGGGAGCCGGGACGGTAAACCAGGCCGATGGTTCGTCTTGGCTCTGGCTTAATGCACGGCAGATAGACCACGCCATCGCGTTTTCTTTCCTGCGGTACCGCCAGCGCAGGCAGCAAGGTAATGCCGCTGCCTGCCGCCACCATATTGCGTAGCGTTTCCAGACTGGTCGCCCGGAAGTGGGTATCCTCATCCGCTCCTGCTTCAAAGCAAAAGCCCATCGCCTGATCGCGCAGACAGTGGCCATCCTCCAGCATCAGCAGCTTTTCACCAGCCAGATCCGACATCGGCACCCGGTCGCGGTTCGCCCACGGGTGATCCTCATAGATAGCCAGCATCATCGGCTCATCAAACAGCGGCACCTCGATAAAGGCCTCGCTCTCTTTGACCAGCGCCAGAATGGCGCAGTCGAGCTTACCGCTGTCGAGCTGGGCCAGCAACTGATGGGTCTGCGCTTCGTGCAGGTACATTTCCAGTTTCGGAAAAGTTTGGTGCAGCATCGGAATGATTTGCGGCAGCAGGTACGGGCCAATTGTCGGGATCAAGCCGATATGCAACGGCCCGGACATGGTTTCCCCTTGTTGGCTTGCCATCTCCTTGAGCACTTTTACTTCGCGTAACACGGTACGCGCCTGATCCACCAGCAACAGCCCCGCCTGGGTAAACAGAACCTTACGGCTGGTGCGCTCCAGCAGCATGACGCCAAGTTCATCCTCGAGCTTGCGGATCTGTCCGCTGAGCGTCGGTTGGCTCACGTGGCATGAGTCAGCCGCCCGCCGGAAGTGGCGGTGTTCGGCGAGCGCTACCAGGTATTCAAGATCGCGAATATTCATTATTCATCCTCCATCGCCACGATAGTCCATGGCGATAGATAGCATAGCAACGAACGATTATCCCTATCAAGCTTTCTGTTCAATAATACGCCCATAGAGACGGTATACCTGTGAAAATCATTGGCCCGTCACACTGTTTCTCTACCCGAACAACTAAAGCCAACGTGAACTTTTGCGGACCTTGTGTCCGCTTTTTTTTTGCATAAAAAACCCGGCGTCATCAGGCTCGGCCGGGTTCAGAGAGGCGGATGCCAGAGAATTAGCTCAGGCGCGCTTTTGCGTCGCTGATAGCCTGCGCCACCTGCTGCGGCGAAACGCCGCCTTTCGCTGCGCGTTTATCGAGGCAGGACTGCAGAGACAGAATCGGATAAACATCGTCTGCGATGACCGGACTGAATTTCTGCAGATCGGCCAGGGGCAGCGCTTCCAGCGGTTTCCCTTGCGCAATGGCTTCCACTACCGCCTCACCAACAATATGGTGCGCTTCACGGAACGGAACGCCTTTCGCCACCAGATAATCTGCCAGTTCTGTGGCGTTGGCATAGCCCTGCTGCGCCGCTTCCGCACAGCGCGGGCGTTTCACCTGGATGCCATCCAGCACCAGGGTCGCCATATGCAGACAGTCGAGCCAGGTATCCAGGGCGTCGAAAAGCCCCTCTTTATCTTCCTGCATGTCTTTGTTGTAGGCCAGCGGCAGGCCTTTCAGCGTCATCATCATGCCGGTCAACGCGCCCTGCACGCGGCCGCATTTACCACGAATTAATTCCAGCGCGTCCGGGTTTTTCTTCTGCGGCATCAGCGAGGAGCCGGAGGTCACGCGATCAGAAAGCTCGACGAAGTTCGCCTCGCCGGAGTTAAAGAAAATCAGATCTTCAGCAAAGCGCGACAGATGCACCATGCCAATAGACGCATCGGAAAGCAGCTCCAGAACATGGTCGCGATCGGAAACGCTGTCGAGGCTGTTGCGGGTGGCAGAGGCAAAGCCCAGCCAGCCGGCCAGCTGCTCGCGGTCGATTTCATACGCCGTCCCCGCCAGCGCGCCGCAGCCCAGTGGACTGACGTCAAGGCGCTTCAGCGCGTCCTGCAGGCGGCTTTCGTCACGCGCCAGCATTTCAACGTAGGCCAGACACCAGTGTGCGAACGTCACTGGCTGCGCGCGCTGCAGGTGAGTGTACCCCGGCATCACCGCGTCCTGGTTATGCTGGGCGGTCTCCACCAGCGCGCTCTGCAGCTGGCGGTTCGCCGACAGCAGTTCGACAACGGTATCTTTGCACCACAGTTTAAGATCGGTGGCGACCTGGTCGTTACGGCTGCGCCCGGTGTGCAGTTTCTTGCCCAGCTGGCCCACTTTATCGATCAGCTTGCCTTCCACCCAGCTGTGAATATCTTCGGCATCGCTGGCGAGGATTTGCTGCGGATTGGCGCGCACCTCTTCCAGCAGCACGTTCAGCGCTTCTTCCAGCTGCTGCTGTTCAGCGGCACTCAGAACGCCGACCGTTACCAGCGCTTTCGACCAGGCGACAGAGCCAACGATATCCTGCTCCGCCAGACGATAGTCGAAGCGCAACGAGTCGTTGAACTGTTTGAACCGTTGATCTGCTGCCTGTGTAAAACGCCCGCCCCAAAGTGCCATAACATGCTTCCTTTATTCGTTAGTTCTGCCGGCGGCATTGTGCCGCCCGGCCTACAGTCTGTAAGCCCGGCAGACGACGCGCCGCCGGGCATGAAATCTTAAGCCAGAATACGTGTGCCGATCGGCGTGCCGTTAAATAACGCTGGCAGCTGCTCGGCGTGACGCCAGGAGGCGATATCCACCGGACGGCCCAGGGCACGTGCGGCGTCAAGGGCCGCATTCACTTTAACAATCATGCCGTCAGTGATAATGCCCTGCTCGATCAGCTGCTCCGCTTTCTCGGCGGTCATCTCGGCAATGCGCTGTCCTTTACCGTCGAGGATACCGCTGACATCAGACAGCAGGATCAGATCCGCCCCCAGGGTGGCCGCCAGCGCTGTCGCCGCCTGGTCAGCATTGACGTTCATCAGCTGGCCTTCATCGGTCACCCCGATAGAGCTCACCACCGGCAGGTAACCGCCCGCCAGCAGGGTGTTGATCAGCGCCGGGGAGCCCGGCTGCGCCAGCCCGACATGGCCCAGCTCGGCATCCAGCTGCGTGACCTTCACGCTATCGCCATCGCCGAGGAACAGGCCTACCGAGGAAATACCATGTTTTTTCGCCCATGCCAGCAGCGTTTTGTTGGCGGTTCCCGCCAGCGCGCCGGTAATGATGTCAATCTGATCGGCAGGCGTAACCCGCAGGCCATTTTTCTTTTTCACCGGCAGATTAAGCTGCTTCATCAGCTCATCCACCACGCAGCCGCCGCCATGGACGATAATCAGCGGGCGCTGGTGCGCTTCACGGTAGTTAACCAGCGCGGTAAACAGGCGCTCCAGCGCCTCTTCGCTATCGAGTAATACGCCGCCGAGTTTGATAATTAATGGGTTCATCATCACACCTTAAATAAGAGACTGCGTCTCAGCGAAGCCGAAACGAATATTCGCGCACTGCACTGCCTGCGCTGCGGCGCCTTTCAGCAGGTTATCTTCAGCCGCGACGACGATGAGATGGTCGTCCTGCACGGCAAAACCGATATCACAGAATGGCAGACCCTCGACGCTTTTCAATGCGGGTACGCCTTTATCATATAAACGTACCAGCGGTTTATCGGCGTAAGCCTGCTGGTAAACCGCTGCGATCTGCGCGTGGCCGACGCCCGGCTTCAGGCGGCAGGTAATGGTTTCAAGGATGCCGCGCTTAAAATTACCCAGGTGCGGGGTAAAAATCACCTTTGCCCCGAGGTGGCTGGCAATCTCCGGCTGATGGCGATGGTTAAATATGCCGTATGGCTGCAGGCTCACTTCACAGAAGCTATTGCCGATCGCGGCTTTACGACCCGCGCCGCTCACCCCGCTGGTGGCGTTGATCACCGGCCACTGGTTCAGATCCAGCAGATTGGCCTCAATCAGCGGCTTCAGCGACAGCTGCGCCGCCGTCGGATAGCAGCCAGGCACCGCGATTAACTGCGCTTCTTTAAGCGCATCCGCGCTCCACTCCGCCAGACCATACACCGCCTGTTTGAGCAGGTCGGGATGTTGATGAGTGAAACCGTAATATTTTTCGTAGAACGCCCCATCGTTAACGCGGAAGGCACCGGAAAGATCGAACACCACGCAGCCGGCGGCAAGGAACTGCGGCGCCAGGTCGTGACTCACTTCGTGCGCGGTGGCGAGAAACACCACGTCCACGCCAGCGCTGAATTCGCTGATATCGGACATCGGCTGCAGCGGCATATCGACAATGCCTTTGAGCTGCGGATGCAGGTCGGAAATTAATTTTCCCGCATCATTGCTTTGCGCGGAGACCGTCAAAGCGGTTATGTTCATATGCGGATGACGATTGATATAGGTCACCAGCTCTGCGCCGGCATAACCACTGGCACCCACAATCAGCGTATTTAACATTGGAAGCGCATCTCCTTACATTCGATGGGTTTTCTTACGCTCAACGATATTGTATTTTTATTCACAATAAATGCATGAATATTGATACTATCACGACCCAAGGTGTGTCAACAATGAAAAACAATTTACCGCCCTTTATCGAGATTTACCGCGCGTTGATCGCCACACCGTCCATCAGCGCGACCGAAGAGGCTCTCGATCAAAGCAATGAGTCTTTAATCAATTTGCTGGCAGGCTGGTTCCGCGATCTCGGCTTCAATGTTGAGATACAGCCGGTGCCGGATACGCGCCATAAATTCAACCTGCTGGCCAGCACCGGACACGGCGCCGGCGGCCTGCTGCTCGCCGGGCATACCGATACCGTGCCATTCGATGATGGCCGCTGGACGCGGGATCCGTTCACCCTCACCGAACACGATAACAAGCTCTACGGCCTCGGCACGGCTGACATGAAAGGCTTCTTCGCCTTTATTCTCGACGCCCTGCGCGATGTCGACGTCACCACGCTGAAAAAACCGCTGTATATTCTGGCCACCGCCGACGAAGAGACCAGCATGGCCGGCGCGCGCTATTTTGCCGAAACCACCCAGCTGCGCCCGGACTGCGCCATCATCGGCGAGCCCACCTCCCTGCAGCCGATCCGCGCCCACAAAGGACATATGTCCAACGCGATCCGTATTCAGGGCCAGTCCGGCCACTCCAGCGATCCGGCACGCGGAGTTAACGCGATTGAGCTTATGCACGACGCCATCGGCCGCATTATGCAGCTGCGCGATCTGCTAAAAGAGCGCTACCACTTCGAGGCGTTCACGGTCCCTTACCCAACCCTCAACCTGGGCGCTATCCATGGCGGCGATGCCTCAAACCGTATCTGCGCCTGCTGCGAACTGCATATGGATATCCGCCCGCTGCCGGGGATGACCCTCAACGATCTTAATGGTCTGTTGGGCGAGGCGCTGGCGCCCGTCAGTGAGCGCTGGCCGGGCCGCCTGACGGTCTCAGAGCTGCACCCGCCGATCCCCGGCTACGAATGCCCGCCGGACCATAAGCTGGTCCAGGTGGTTGAGAAACTGCTCGGCGCGCAGACCGACGTGGTGAACTACTGCACCGAAGCGCCGTTTATCCAGACGCTGTGTCCGACGCTGGTTCTCGGCCCGGGTTCCATCAATCAGGCCCATCAGCCTGACGAGTATCTGGAGACGCGCTTTATCAAGCCGACCCGGGAGCTGATTAGCCAGGTGGTCCACCACTTCTGCTGGCACTAAAATCGCCCTCTTTTTCCGCCCCGTTCTCGCGGGGCGGAACGGTGACGATCGTCACATTTCCATAAGCGATGCTTATCCAGCGACCCCTGAATTAAATTTCGCAAATTACGGCGATTTACTCGTTTGCTGAAGCGATTTCGCAGTAATTGACGTGGGGGTATTTACGTGGCTTTATAAAAGACGGGTTGCTTATCCGTTGCTCACGTTCCAGCGCAGCGGATATAACAAAATAAAATGAGATGGGGTGTCTGGGGTAACATGAACGAACAATATTCCGCATTGCGTAGTAATGTCAGTATGCTCGGCAAGGTGCTGGGCGATACCATCAAGGATGCATTGGGAGAAAATATTCTTGATCGTGTCGAAACTATCCGTAAGTTGTCCAAATCTTCACGCGCCGGCAACGAAGCTAACCGCCAGGAGCTGCTGACCACGCTGCAGAATTTGTCTAACGACGAACTGCTGCCGGTTGCCCGTGCCTTCAGCCAGTTTCTGAATCTGGCGAACACCGCTGAGCAGTACCACAGCATTTCGCCGAATGGCGAAGCGGCCAGCAATCCGGAAGTCATTGCGCGTACCCTGAGAAAGCTCAAAGACCAACCCAATCTCAACGAAGACACCATCAAAAAAGCGGTGGAATCTCTGTCTCTGGAGCTGGTATTAACCGCCCACCCGACCGAGATCACCCGCCGGACGCTGATCCATAAAATGGTGGAAGTGAACAGCTGCCTCAAGCAACTGGACAATAAAGACATCGCCGACTACGAACACCATCAGCTGATGCGCCGTCTGCGCCAGCTGATCGCCCAGTCCTGGCATACTGACGAGATCCGTAAATACCGCCCGTCTCCGGTCGAC
This window encodes:
- the murI gene encoding glutamate racemase, yielding MATNLQDGNSPCLAATPSDPRPTVLVFDSGVGGLSVYNEIRQLLPNLHYIYAFDNVAFPYGEKSEEFIVERVVEIVTAVQQRYPLALAVIACNTASTVSLPALREKFAFPVVGVVPAIKPAARLTANGIVGLLATRGTVKRPYTRELIDRFANECRIEMLGSAELVELAEAKLHGEPVPLEELRRILRPWLRMQEPPDTVVLGCTHFPLLQEELQRVLPEGTRLIDSGAAIARRTAWLLEHEAPDAKSSDENKAFCMALTAETEQLLPVLHRYGFPTLEKLPL
- the btuB gene encoding TonB-dependent vitamin B12 receptor BtuB; the protein is MIKKASLMTALSVTAFSGWAQDSNSDTLVVTANRFQQPVNTVLAPTDIVTRDDIDRWQSKDLNDVMRRLPGVDIARNGGMGQSASLYVRGTEARHVLVLIDGVPMARPGISNGVDISQIPISLVQRVEYIRGPRSAVYGSGAIGGVVNIITMTDSDRSQVNVGMGSNGYQTYDGAINKRFGDTVVTAAGAYQTTKGFNVQPNSPYSGDSDRDGYRNKLFLGGVQHKFDDNFSGFFRGYGYTANTDYDQGSYGYVGGNDERQNYTQSWDTGLRYSSGIYSSQLIANYQRIKDYNYSSDAGRYAAGTTLDDMEQRYIQWGNNIEVGHGAISGGVDWKQEKLTSSSTTLSDAYKRDTTGLYLTGQQQIDSVTLEASGREDHDEQFGWHGTWQTAAGWEFIDGYRATLSYGTGFLAPSLGQQYGATRFASFYGPGIASNPNLKPEESKQWEAGIDGLTGPLDWRISAYHYEIQNLIDYKNNQYINVKSATIKGLEWTGNVTTGPVEHHLTLQYVDPRDDDTGKVLYRRAKQQVKYELTGQIYDLDWNVMYQYLGKRYDDDYDNGRDVKMGGLSLWDVGLSYPVTSHLTVRGKIANLFDKDYETVYGYQSAGREFTLSGSYTF
- the fabR gene encoding HTH-type transcriptional repressor FabR; protein product: MMGVRAQQKEKTRRSLVEAAFSQLSAERSFASLSLREVAREAGIAPTSFYRHFRDVDELGLTMVDESGLMLRQLMRQARQRIAKGGSVIRTSVSTFMEFIGNNPNAFRLLLRERSGTSAAFRAAVAREIQHFIAELADYLELENHMPRAFTEAQAEAMVTIVFSAGAEALDVGPEQRRQLEERLVLQLRMISKGAYYWYRREQEKMSHHSE
- the sthA gene encoding Si-specific NAD(P)(+) transhydrogenase, which gives rise to MSHSWDYDAIVIGSGPGGEGAAMGLVKQGVRVAVIERYHNVGGGCTHWGTIPSKALRHAVSRIIEFNQNPLYSDHSRLLRSSFADILNHADSVINQQTHMRQGFYERNHCEILQGNAHFVDEHTLALECHDGTVETVTAEKFVIACGSRPYHPADVDFHHPRIYDSDSILSLQHEPRHVIIYGAGVIGCEYASIFRGMEVKVDLINTRDRLLAFLDQEMSDSLSYHFWNSGVVIRHNEEYEKIEGVDDGVIMHLKSGKKLKADCLLYANGRTGNTDTLALENIGLQTDSRGQLKVNSMYQTALPHIYAVGDVIGYPSLASAAYDQGRIAAQALVKGEASAHLIEDIPTGIYTIPEISSVGKTEQQLTAMKVPYEVGRAQFKHLARAQIVGMSVGTLKILFHRETKEILGIHCFGERAAEIIHIGQAIMEQKGGGNTIEYFVNTTFNYPTMAEAYRVAALNGLNRLF
- a CDS encoding YijD family membrane protein, which codes for MKHSVQDKGTLLLALIAGLSINGAFAALFSSIVPFSVFPILSLLLTVYCLHQRYQNRSMPVGLPGLAAAFFILGVLLYSTVVRAEYPDIGSNFFPAVLSVAMVFWIGYKMRNRKNTAAE
- the trmA gene encoding tRNA (uridine(54)-C5)-methyltransferase TrmA, with translation MTPEHLPTEQYEAQLAEKVVRLQTMMAPFAAPVPEVFRSPVSHYRMRAEFRLWHDGDDLYHIIFDQQTRSRIRVDSFPAASALINQLMTAMLEGVRNNPVLRHKLFQIDYLTTLSNQAVVSLLYHKKLDDAWREQAEALRDALRAQGLNVHLIGRATKTKIELDQDYIDERLPVGGREMIYRQVENSFTQPNAAMNIQMLEWALDVTKGATGDLLELYCGNGNFSLALARNFDRVLATEIAKPSVAAAQYNIAANHIDNVQIIRMAAEEFTQAMNGVREFNRLQGIDLQSYQCETIFVDPPRSGLDSETEKMVQAYPRILYISCNPETLCRNLETLSQTHNVTRLALFDQFPYTHHMECGVLLTRK